Proteins co-encoded in one Candidatus Rokuibacteriota bacterium genomic window:
- a CDS encoding tetratricopeptide repeat protein — protein MPPASRAWWRDLLPPPGLAPPGQRQSGSCSATRCTRQRPSSRRSWIGLGSGITAGAVARYPIERLDAVEIEPAVVEASRLFRQLHGGVLEDPRVRTVIADGRNFPLTTRERYDVIISEPSNPWMSGLASLFSEEFFRLARERLRPGGIMLQWIQAYNIRPEDFRMVVNTFRSAFPAASMWNPVRGDFLLVGRRESSSIDLDQIRTRFDGNALVRRDLERIGVRAWPGILGYFMLGEADTARFAQGGGLNTDDKLPLEFSAPRALYLDTGEANWRLVHQFRHASLPEVTASSRPALEHADVRSRIGSVDLTRLAYDDAQQQFERALELDPRSLPAQVGMSIVLLQKDRTEEAFRLARQVAEREPKNATALFVAGIAAGRLRKPDEALTLIRRAVALEPDNAQFQVALRHLERTAVKP, from the coding sequence GTGCCACCAGCTTCCCGGGCTTGGTGGCGGGATCTTCTGCCCCCGCCCGGGCTGGCCCCACCCGGCCAGCGTCAGTCGGGCTCGTGTTCGGCCACACGGTGTACGCGACAACGACCGTCCTCTCGGCGTTCATGGATAGGACTGGGCAGCGGTATCACGGCCGGGGCCGTCGCCCGGTACCCGATCGAGCGGCTGGACGCGGTCGAGATCGAGCCCGCCGTGGTCGAGGCCTCCCGCCTCTTCCGTCAGCTCCACGGAGGGGTGCTCGAGGATCCCCGGGTCCGGACCGTCATCGCCGACGGCCGCAACTTCCCGCTCACGACCCGGGAGCGCTACGACGTGATCATTTCGGAGCCGTCGAACCCCTGGATGAGCGGGCTCGCGTCGCTGTTTTCCGAGGAATTCTTCCGGCTCGCCCGGGAACGGCTGCGCCCGGGCGGGATCATGCTCCAGTGGATCCAAGCCTACAATATCCGGCCGGAGGACTTCCGCATGGTGGTCAACACGTTCCGATCCGCGTTCCCCGCCGCCAGCATGTGGAATCCCGTGCGGGGCGACTTCCTCCTCGTCGGCCGGCGCGAGAGCTCATCGATCGACCTCGACCAGATCCGCACCCGCTTCGACGGCAACGCCCTCGTGCGGCGCGATCTCGAGCGGATCGGGGTCCGCGCGTGGCCGGGCATCCTGGGCTACTTCATGCTGGGCGAGGCGGACACGGCGCGCTTCGCGCAGGGCGGAGGCCTCAACACCGACGACAAGCTGCCGCTCGAATTCTCCGCGCCGCGCGCGCTCTACCTGGATACCGGGGAGGCGAACTGGCGGCTGGTCCACCAGTTTCGGCACGCGTCCCTGCCCGAGGTGACGGCCTCGAGCCGGCCCGCGCTCGAGCACGCGGATGTCCGGTCGAGAATCGGCAGCGTCGACCTGACGCGCTTGGCCTACGACGACGCGCAGCAGCAGTTCGAGCGCGCCCTCGAGCTCGACCCGCGGAGCCTGCCGGCGCAGGTCGGGATGAGCATCGTGCTGCTCCAGAAAGACCGGACCGAGGAGGCCTTCCGCCTGGCCCGGCAGGTGGCGGAGCGCGAGCCCAAGAACGCCACCGCGCTCTTCGTGGCCGGGATCGCCGCGGGCCGCCTGCGCAAGCCCGATGAGGCGCTGACGCTCATTCGCCGCGCCGTCGCACTCGAGCCGGACAATGCCCAATTCCAGGTGGCTCTCAGACACCTCGAGCGGACGGCGGTGAAGCCGTGA
- the pilM gene encoding pilus assembly protein PilM, which yields MLKSFLRRRRVVGLDIGSGSVKALALEGRGDDLVITGLGSAPVAAETRVQQVSQAIHLAMADAGADGEPVVASVGGPEVVIRQVTLPPLPAARIIPALEMQYRDLGLHPPDESVLDAQILRSAEDKSTNEILSVSVPRLLVDERAQLLKQAAVNVQVLDVEPLAILNGALHLTGLETGELLVVVNIGRQNSVLCLFSEQGPVVARYLEVGAEAFTEQIRVAFQLSPYSTESFTRTIAPAEAPKAETACREVVERMAEDIRLSLTFYRTEYDRESLPRYALGGWADIPYIGRWLADRLGLSAPFEIMDPLQAVEVRAAQVGDVPRPPGSQFLQAFGLALRGL from the coding sequence ATGCTCAAAAGTTTCCTTCGCCGCCGGCGGGTCGTGGGCCTCGACATCGGCTCCGGCTCGGTCAAGGCCCTGGCGCTGGAAGGCCGAGGAGATGATCTCGTGATCACGGGTCTCGGGTCCGCGCCGGTGGCGGCCGAGACACGGGTGCAACAGGTCAGCCAGGCGATTCACCTGGCGATGGCCGACGCGGGCGCCGACGGCGAGCCCGTCGTGGCCTCCGTCGGAGGTCCCGAGGTCGTGATTCGCCAGGTGACGTTGCCGCCGCTGCCGGCCGCCCGGATCATCCCCGCGCTCGAGATGCAGTACCGCGATCTCGGCCTTCATCCGCCCGACGAGTCCGTCCTGGACGCCCAGATCCTCCGCTCGGCCGAGGACAAGAGCACCAACGAGATCCTCTCGGTGAGCGTGCCGCGCCTCCTCGTGGACGAGCGCGCGCAGCTGCTCAAGCAGGCGGCCGTCAACGTCCAGGTGCTCGACGTCGAGCCGCTGGCCATCCTGAACGGCGCCCTGCACCTCACCGGCCTGGAGACGGGCGAGCTCCTCGTGGTGGTCAACATCGGGCGGCAGAACTCGGTGCTGTGCCTCTTCAGCGAGCAGGGCCCGGTCGTCGCGCGCTATCTCGAAGTCGGGGCCGAGGCCTTCACCGAGCAGATCCGCGTCGCCTTTCAGCTCTCGCCCTATTCCACCGAGAGCTTCACGCGGACGATCGCGCCGGCCGAGGCGCCCAAGGCCGAGACGGCATGTCGGGAGGTTGTCGAGCGGATGGCGGAAGACATCCGCCTGTCGCTGACCTTCTATCGCACCGAGTACGATCGCGAGAGCCTGCCCCGCTACGCGCTGGGCGGCTGGGCGGACATCCCGTACATCGGCCGCTGGCTGGCGGATCGCCTCGGGCTCTCCGCCCCCTTCGAGATCATGGACCCGCTCCAGGCCGTCGAGGTGCGCGCGGCGCAGGTCGGCGACGTGCCGCGACCGCCGGGCTCGCAGTTCCTGCAGGCTTTCGGGCTGGCGCTTCGGGGACTATGA